A region from the Alnus glutinosa chromosome 5, dhAlnGlut1.1, whole genome shotgun sequence genome encodes:
- the LOC133869678 gene encoding ATP synthase gamma chain, chloroplastic: MACSNLTMWVSSKPSLSDVSGLSFRSFLNPFQVPSHNTPTCNPSRSVTPIHCGLRELRDRIDSVKNTQKITEAMKLVAAAKVRRAQEAVVNGRPFSETLVEVLYNINEQLQTEDIDAPLTNVRTVKKVALVVVTGDRGLCGSFNNQLIKKAEARIAELKGLGVDYTVISVGKKGNSYFLRRPYIPVDKFLDGSNLPTAKEAQAIADDVFSLFVSEEVDKVELLYTKFVSLVKSDPVIHTLLPLSPKGEICDVNGNCVDAAEDELFRLTTKEGKLTVERDTVRTPTPDFSPILQFEQDPVQILDALLPLYLNSQILRALQESLASELAARMSAMSSATDNASELKKTLSIIYNRQRQAKITGEILEIVAGANAAQA, from the coding sequence ATGGCTTGCTCGAATTTAACAATGTGGGTGTCCTCAAAACCTTCTCTTTCCGATGTTTCTGGACTCTCTTTCCGTTCTTTTCTCAACCCTTTTCAGGTTCCATCCCACAATACACCCACCTGCAACCCCTCTAGATCGGTAACCCCAATCCACTGCGGTCTTCGTGAGCTCCGAGATCGTATTGACTCGGTGAAGAACACCCAGAAGATCACCGAGGCTATGAAGCTTGTTGCTGCTGCTAAAGTCAGAAGAGCTCAAGAAGCCGTTGTTAATGGCAGACCCTTCTCAGAGACTCTGGTAGAAGTTCTTTACAACATCAATGAGCAGCTGCAAACTGAAGACATAGATGCCCCTCTCACCAATGTTAGGACTGTCAAGAAGGTTGCCTTGGTTGTTGTCACCGGGGATAGGGGTCTTTGTGGCAGTTTCAACAATCAACTTATCAAGAAAGCAGAGGCCAGGATCGCGGAACTGAAGGGTCTTGGTGTTGATTATACTGTTATTAGTGTTGGTAAAAAGGGTAACTCGTACTTCCTTCGGAGGCCTTACATTCCGGTTGATAAGTTTCTTGATGGCAGTAATCTCCCTACTGCTAAAGAAGCTCAGGCCATTGCTGATGATGTCTTCTCACTCTTCGTTAGTGAAGAGGTGGATAAGGTGGAGCTTTTATACACCAAATTCGTGTCATTGGTTAAGTCCGATCCGGTTATTCATACCTTGCTTCCACTCTCCCCAAAGGGAGAGATCTGTGATGTGAACGGAAACTGTGTGGATGCTGCTGAGGATGAGTTGTTCAGGCTTACAACCAAGGAAGGGAAACTGACTGTGGAAAGAGATACTGTGAGGACTCCAACACCCGATTTCTCGCCAATTTTGCAGTTTGAGCAGGACCCAGTTCAGATTCTTGATGCTTTGCTGCCTCTGTATTTGAACAGCCAGATTTTGAGGGCATTACAGGAATCGCTAGCCAGTGAACTTGCTGCTAGGATGAGTGCCATGAGCAGTGCAACTGATAATGCAAGTGAGTTGAAGAAGACCCTGTCTATTATCTACAATAGGCAGCGCCAGGCTAAAATCACGGGTGAGATTTTGGAGATTGTTGCTGGTGCCAATGCTGCTCAAGCCTAG
- the LOC133867760 gene encoding pentatricopeptide repeat-containing protein At1g11710, mitochondrial has product MFLSFCLPKRSTLISRAFHVGKQFSNPNTEDIFFRAICVNLKQRRWKLLEQMSPSLTNSLVCRVIHEFRDLSQLALEFYNWVGEKKRFSHSLESCCTVIELLVNSRRFDDALAIMGNLMCESGVPPLEVLEGLINSYEGCDSSPAVFDALVRACTQFGATDGAYEVIMKLRMEGVWVTIHAWNNFLGHLLKLNEIDRFWKVYKEIISYGYIENVNTFNLVVHALCKECRLLEAISVFYRMLKNKIWPNIVTFNMIIDGACKMGDLELSLKLVRKMGVMSGGCVQPNSVTYNCVINGFCKIGSVALAEEFRNEMTKVGIESNERTYATLMDGYARGGSLDEAFKLCNEMVERGLIPNSVVYNTVIHWLYKEGDMEGASFLLSDMIDKRICPDQFTYSILAKGLCRNGYVTEALKLNNQIMEKNLIADAFTHNILINYMCRNKNLAGAKQLLGSMFVHGLMPDLVTYGSLIDGHCKEGNVEGAVQVYDGMIKVEEKPNLVIYNSVINGLCKEASMDVAKLLIDVLRRIGVLDVITYNTLINGYCLSGKTDEAFALFSEMREVGILENRVTYNTLINFLCKFGYFEQAKDLRKMMVLRGIVPDFITYTTLVTHFSKCRSTEEVIELHDEMMLEGVIPDGQTYKAIVRPLLLEENA; this is encoded by the coding sequence ATGTTTTTAAGTTTCTGTTTACCCAAAAGAAGTACTCTCATAAGCCGGGCTTTTCACGTCGGTAAGCAGTTCTCAAATCCAAATACCGAAGACATTTTCTTTAGGGCAATTTGTGTTAATTTAAAGCAGAGGAGATGGAAACTCTTGGAGCAAATGTCGCCGAGTCTTACCAATTCATTAGTATGCCGTGTCATTCACGAATTTCGGGACTTGTCACAGTTAGCTTTAGAGTTTTACAATTGGGTTGGAGAGAAGAAGAGATTTTCACACTCATTGGAATCTTGTTGCACTGTAATTGAGTTGTTGGTCAACTCAAGGAGATTTGATGATGCCTTGGCTATTATGGGGAACTTAATGTGTGAAAGTGGTGTGCCTCCGTTGGAGGTTTTGGAAGGGTTGATTAATAGTTATGAAGGATGTGATTCAAGTCCGGCGGTGTTTGATGCATTGGTAAGGGCTTGTACTCAGTTCGGGGCCACTGATGGTGCTTATGAAGTGATCATGAAGCTGAGAATGGAGGGGGTTTGGGTTACAATTCACGCTTGGAATAACTTTTTGGGTCACCTTTTGAAGTTGAATGAGATTGATAGATTTTGGAAGGTGTATAAGGAAATTATTTCATATGGGTATATTGAAAATGTGAATACTTTCAATTTGGTTGTTCATGCTCTTTGTAAGGAATGTAGATTACTTGAGGCAATCTCAGTATTCTACCGGATGTTGAAGAACaaaatttggcctaatattGTTACTTTTAACATGATCATAGATGGAGCTTGCAAGATGGGTGACTTGGAACTTTCCTTGAAGCTTGTGAGGAAGATGGGAGTGATGTCAGGGGGGTGCGTACAGCCCAATTCAGTAACTTACAATTGTGTCATTAATGGGTTTTGCAAGATTGGGAGTGTAGCATTGGCAGAAGAATTCCGTAATGAAATGACTAAGGTGGGTATTGAGTCGAATGAGAGGACCTATGCAACTTTGATGGATGGGTATGCAAGAGGAGGGAGTTTGGATGAGGCTTTTAAGTTGTGTAATGAAATGGTGGAGAGGGGCTTGATTCCTAATTCTGTTGTTTACAATACAGTCATCCATTGGCTGTACAAGGAAGGAGATATGGAGGGAGCTTCTTTTCTATTGTCTGACATGATTGATAAGCGTATATGCCCTGATCAATTTACCTACTCAATCCTCGCAAAGGGGCTTTGCAGAAATGGATATGTGACTGAAGCTCTCAAACTTAATAACCAGATTATGGAGAAGAACCTCATTGCAGATGCTTTTACTCACAATATTCTCATCAATTATATGTGCAGAAACAAAAATTTAGCAGGAGCTAAGCAACTGTTGGGCAGTATGTTTGTTCACGGTTTAATGCCTGATCTTGTTACCTACGGTAGCTTGATTGATGGGCACTGCAAGGAAGGGAATGTAGAGGGTGCAGTTCAGGTTTATGACGGAATGATAAAGGTGGAAGAAAAACCAAACTTGGTAATATACAATTCTGTTATAAATGGATTATGCAAAGAGGCATCAATGGATGTTGCGAAACTTTTGATAGATGTTTTACGAAGGATTGGTGTACTTGATGTCATAAcctataatactttgataaatGGCTATTGCCTCAGTGGAAAGACTGATGAGGCATTTGCGTTGTTTTCGGAAATGAGGGAGGTGGGGATTTTAGAAAACAGAGTCACTTACAATACATTAATCAACTTCTTGTGCAAGTTTGGGTATTTTGAACAAGCAAAAGACCTTAGGAAGATGATGGTTCTACGTGGAATTGTTCCTGATTTCATAACATATACAACTCTTGTCACCCATTTCAGTAAGTGTCGCAGTACAGAGGAGGTGATTGAATTGCATGATGAGATGATGCTTGAGGGAGTGATCCCTGATGGACAAACATATAAGGCCATTGTTAGACCACTTCTTCTGGAAGAGAATGCGTAG
- the LOC133868152 gene encoding uncharacterized protein LOC133868152 — MSSCSNAQSNEVGHLGRQNACPDTGCRENSLKPEEEREEEEEDEEEDVDFNPFLKETLSPEASSSLSSEIDGLDGDVVDSGGKTFGSSVGINSLKPIGELQNFVAGDSEPGEEEIVMQATVSPERVCEKELQNSVARNPKRRKSASNSQPILDTVRTRGNDIRSDFDSVMVVGLSNSTQSQNPKIDLENEDAICTRTRARYSLASFTLDELETFLQETDDDDDLHNVDDEEEYKKFLAAVLHGGDGDGQSNQEIENVDDEDEDNDADFEIELEELLESDVDECPRDKTQKEYEGAGRRPETRQNRRQKDSAQYKRKLSGQAKRPLRPLLPVFPNGPTVPFPANDGKTLMRVSSTAEDGFISGFTPHQIGQLHCLVHEHVQLLIQVFSLCVLDSSRQHIASQVQGLILEMLHKRNEVLACKSVPYPSICFYPPYVGSSVPDELPKFAPALGTLDSCPSFNAQRVCSPSTSQMTASQNMAASNARCEYVSNGHVGAFQNTGGSFWVPFISRPILSILDVAPLNLVGSYMNDVYTAVQDYQQRHVKSSCDTPFEREPLFPLPCFPSSPEANCEILRGPITSGVKTSSPCQQPPKKTLAAALVESTKRQSVALVPKEVAKLAQSFFPFFNPSLFPRKPPPAAVVNRVLFTDAEDELLALGLMEYNTDWKAIQQRFLPCKSEHQIFVRQKNRCSSKSPENPIKAVRIMKTSPLSAEEIACIQEGLKVYKLDWMSVWRFVVPHRDPSLLPRQWRIALGTQRSYKQDATKKEKRRLYESRRRKSKSAELGNWQVGFEKEDNQAENAGGDYNSGHDSTDNAGEAYVHQAFLADWRPGTFSLISSSRPCSNLKEKGLPSDTQSQIGIMHNFPLLSQNTQHPNISYQFTSARNCASYPMEANHPASGTTSNTSKSQFCSRPYRARRNSGASNSRLVKLAPDLPPVNLPPSVRVVSQTDFKGHQFGAFSKVSAAGGGIGNSGVENLVSGNPHAVKLGTTQSIKPVRNTSCPLKDNVTHSLPEESEVVKDKCVPEERQTDSDLQMHPLLFQAPEDGHLRYYPLNCSTSTSTSFSFFPGNRSQLNLNLFHNPHQENYVECFNKSLKSRDHTSVSSGIDFHPLLQSTDDVYTDSVTACSTAHPSVGLEGKSAPLQNSFDPVHTDSLVTRGVVTGANPPSPTEKANELDLEIHLSYTSRKDKGVETRDVTACNPTMSVMAAAHSLSTTRTQNINGLCNDQSDDCPQVSTNLVSAGHGLAMTNKNISRYNMDDIGDHSHPEIVMEQEELSDSDEEAEEHVEFECEEMADSEGEDGSGCEQTVMQNKGGQSVALANLVTGAASNDRQREPRTRCHPEGDLHILGEDIAPSLELGLSNQGADDASNFSWLSLDSCAPDRLLSTKAKRVESTIGEDLVAKKLSSCRPTRSCKKKKPSTKHVTAPKHAVDMEQQLSLGPLATPTMKKARKRTCRTNTSLNIGLTFESSGIDAKDRFG, encoded by the exons ATGTCTTCGTGTTCAAATGCACAATCAAATGAGGTTGGGCATTTGGGTCGTCAAAATGCTTGCCCAGATACCGGATGCCGTGAAAATTCTTTGAAACCTGAGGAGGAGagggaggaagaggaggaggatgaGGAGGAAGATGTAGATTTCAATCCCTTTTTGAAGGAAACCCTTTCCCCGGAAGCTTCTTCAAGCTTGAGCTCTGAAATTGATGGTTTGGATGGGGATGTTGTCGATAGTGGGGGAAAGACTTTTGGTAGTAGTGTGGGAATTAATTCTTTGAAGCCAATTGGTGAGTTGCAAAACTTTGTTGCTGGAGATTCTGAGCCTGGAGAGGAGGAAATTGTGATGCAAGCTACAGTTTCCCCTGAAAGGGTGTGTGAGAAGGAACTGCAAAATTCTGTTGCCAGAAATCCTAAGAGGAGAAAATCTGCCTCCAACTCTCAACCAATACTTGATACTGTTAGAACAAGGGGCAATGACATTAGAAGTGATTTTGACAGTGTTATGGTAGTAGGGTTAAGTAATAGCACACAATCCCAGAATCCCAAAATAGATTTAGAGAATGAGGATGCTATCTGCACACGTACTAGGGCCCGTTATTCTCTTGCAAGTTTCACACTTGATGAACTCGAGACTTTTCTTCAAGAaactgatgatgatgatgacctTCACAATGTTGACGATGAAGAAGAGTACAAGAAGTTTCTAGCAGCTGTTTTACatggtggagatggtgatggtCAGTCAAATCAAGAAATCGAAAatgttgatgatgaagatgaagataatgATGCCGATTTTGAGATAGAACTTGAAGAGTTGCTTGAGAGTGACGTTGATGAATGTCCTAGGGATAAAACCCAGAAGGAGTATGAGGGAGCTGGAAGACGGCCAGAGACTAGACAGAATAGGCGCCAAAAAGACTCTGCCCAATATAAAAGGAAGCTTTCAGGACAGGCAAAGAGGCCATTACGTCCACTCTTACCTGTTTTTCCGAATGGACCAACTGTACCCTTCCCTGCTAATGATGGGAAAACTTTGATGCGTGTTTCTTCCACAGCAGAAGATGGTTTTATAAGTGGATTTACTCCCCATCAAATAGGCCAGTTACATTGTTTGGTACACGAGCATGTGCAACTTCTCATTCAAGTATTTTCTCTGTGTGTTCTTGATTCTTCTCGGCAACACATTGCCTCCCAGGTTCAGGGACTGATTCTTGAGATGCTTCATAAACGTAATGAAGTATTAGCCTGTAAAAGTGTCCCATATCCCAGTATTTGCTTTTACCCTCCATATGTTGGCTCATCAGTGCCAGATGAACTTCCCAAATTTGCCCCGGCACTAGGCACCTTAGATTCATGTCCTTCGTTTAACGCACAAAGAGTGTGCTCTCCTTCAACTAGCCAGATGACGGCTTCTCAAAACATGGCCGCTTCTAATGcaagatgtgaatatgtttcCAATGGGCATGTGGGTGCTTTCCAAAACACTGGAGGCTCTTTCTGGGTTCCTTTTATAAGTCGTCCAATATTGTCTATCTTGGATGTAGCTCCACTCAATTTAGTTGGAAGTTATATGAATGATGTTTATACTG CTGTTCAGGACTATCAACAGCGCCATGTGAAATCTAGTTGTGATACTCCCTTTGAAAGAGAACCACTGTTTCCCCTCCCTTGTTTTCCTTCATCTCCTGAAGCTAATTGTGAAATTTTAAGGGGACCCATTACGTCTGGTGTTAAAACATCTTCaccctgtcaacaaccacctaAAAAAACATTGGCTGCTGCACTTGTTGAAAGTACCAAGAGGCAATCAGTTGCTTTAGTTCCAAAGGAAGTTGCAAAGCTAGCGCAaagtttttttcctttctttaatCCTTCATTATTTCCACGCAAGCCACCCCCTGCAGCTGTTGTAAATCGGGTGCTTTTCACTGATGCAGAGGATGa GCTATTAGCACTGGGGTTGATGGAATATAATACAGATTGGAAGGCAATTCAACAacgttttcttccttgcaaatcgGAGCATCAG ATTTTCGTCAGGCAAAAGAATCGTTGCTCGTCCAAATCGCCAGAAAATCCCATAAAG GCAGTTCGGATAATGAAAACCTCTCCTTTGTCTGCAGAAGAGATAGCATGTATTCAGGAG GGACTCAAGGTTTATAAATTAGATTGGATGTCTGTGTGGCGATTTGTTGTCCCGCATAGAGATCCATCCTTATTACCTCGACAGTGGCGCATTGCCCTTGGAACTCAGAGGTCATATAAGCAGGATGCAACAAAAAAGGAGAAGCGACGGTTATATGAATCAAGGAGAAGAAAGAGCAAATCTGCAGAGTTGGGAAATTGGCAAGTTGGATTTGAAAAGGAG GACAATCAGGCTGAAAATGCTGGTGGAGATTATAATAGTGGACACGATAGCACAGATAATGCAGGTGAAGCTTATGTTCACCAGGCATTTTTAGCAGATTGGAGGCCGGGTACCTTCAGTCTCATTTCTTCTTCACGTCCTTGCTCAAATCTCAAAGAAAAAGGCCTTCCTAGTGATACTCAATCCCAGATTGGTATCATGCACAACTTTCCACTTTTGTCACAGAATACCCAGCATCCCAATATTTCTTATCAGTTTACTAGTGCTAGAAATTGTGCATCTTATCCCATGGAAGCCAATCATCCAGCTTCTGGTACAACATCGAATACCAGCAAATCCCAATTCTGTTCTCGGCCTTATCGGGCTCGAAGAAATAGTGGTGCTAGTAATTCCCGCTTAGTAAAATTAGCACCAGACTTACCCCCTGTGAATCTTCCCCCATCTGTTCGTGTAGTCTCTCAGACTGACTTCAAAGGCCATCAGTTTGGAGCATTTAGCAAGGTTTCTGCTGCTGGAGGTGGTATTGGTAATTCTGGAGTAGAAAATTTGGTTTCTGGAAATCCTCATGCTGTGAAGTTGGGAACCACCCAATCAATAAAACCTGTACGGAACACAAGTTGTCCACTGAAAGACAATGTTACACATTCGCTTCCTGAAGAATCTGAAGTTGTTAAGGATAAATGTGTTCCGGAGGAAAGGCAGACTGATTCTGATCTTCAGATGCATCCTTTACTGTTCCAGGCCCCTGAAGATGGACATCTGCGTTATTACCCATTGAACTGCAGCACTAGTACTTCTACTTCTTTCAGTTTCTTTCCAGGAAATCGGTCCCAGTTGAACCTAAATCTCTTCCATAATCCTCACCAAGAAAACTATGTTGAATGTTTCAACAAATCTTTGAAGTCAAGGGATCATACTTCAGTATCCTCTGGCATTGACTTCCATCCGCTGCTACAAAGCACTGATGATGTTTATACTGACTCAGTAACTGCATGCTCAACTGCACACCCATCTGTTGGTTTGGAAGGCAAATCTGCTCCACTTCAAAATTCTTTTGATCCTGTCCACACTGATTCACTAGTAACTCGTGGTGTGGTTACTGGTGCTAATCCTCCAAGCCCTACAGAGAAAGCTAATGAACTGGACTTGGAGATCCACCTAAGTTATACGTCCAGAAAGGATAAAGGTGTGGAAACTAGAGATGTGACTGCATGTAATCCAACGATGTCAGTTATGGCAGCAGCACATTCTTTATCTACAACGAGAACCCAAAACATCAATGGCTTATGTAATGATCAGAGTGATGATTGTCCCCAAGTTAGTACAAACCTTGTTTCAGCTGGCCATGGATTGGCAATGACAAATAAGAACATCAGCAGATACAACATGGATGACATAGGTGACCACTCTCATCCAGAGATTGTAATGGAACAGGAAGAGTTGAGTGACTCTGACGAAGAAGCTGAAGAACATGTAGAGTTTGAGTGCGAAGAGATGGCTGATTCTGAAGGAGAGGATGGATCGGGCTGTGAACAAACTGTCATGCAAAATAAG GGGGGCCAGAGTGTCGCATTGGCAAATCTAGTGACAGGTGCAGCTAGTAATGATAGGCAACGTGAACCAAGGACCCGTTGTCATCCTGAAGGTGATCTTCATATCCTTGGAGAGGACATTGCTCCTTCCCTAGAGTTGGGCTTGTCTAATCAGGGGGCGGATGATGCAAGTAATTTTTCATGGTTGAGTTTAGATTCATGTGCACCGGATCGTCTTTTGAGCACAAAAGCAAAGCGTGTAGAAAGTACAATTGGTGAAGACCTTGTGGCCAAAAAATTGTCTTCATGTCGTCCTACCAGATCttgcaagaagaaaaaacctAGCACAAAACATGTTACAGCGCCGAAACATGCTGTGGACATGGAACAACAGCTCAGCCTTGGTCCTCTTGCCACTCCCACAATGAAAAAAGCAAGGAAGCGCACATGCAGAACTAATACAAGTTTGAACATAGGATTGACTTTTGAAAGCTCCGGCATTGATGCTAAAGATAGGTTTGGTTGA
- the LOC133869716 gene encoding transcription factor CPC-like, producing MMGKFLDPATTDDKNEETKEESEERSQDSKPEFSEDEVTLIARMFRLVGERWSLIAGRIPGRTAEEIEKYWTSRHTSSTSTSTSSER from the exons ATGATGGGGAAGTTTTTAGATCCTGCCACCACTGATGACAAAAACGAAGAAACTAAAG AGGAGTCAGAGGAGAGAAGTCAGGATTCCAAGCCGGAATTCTCAGAAGACGAGGTAACACTCATTGCCAGGATGTTTCGCTTGGTCGGAGAAAG GTGGTCTCTAATTGCTGGGAGGATTCCTGGAAGAACAGCAGAAGAGATTGAGAAGTACTGGACTTCAAGGCATACATcttcaacttcaacttcaacttcaaGTGAAAGATGA
- the LOC133868358 gene encoding tRNA wybutosine-synthesizing protein 2/3/4, with protein MEFEKRKAATLASLGSVDADKSPKGTLDAPIIPLLNTLNHHPSYFTTSSCSGRVSILAQPKHSTTLNKKARGGAWLFVSHDPADPDSVLSLLFPTESTQQPESELVLRFEPLIIAVECKDLSSAQSLVSIAISSGFRESGITSAGKRVIVAIRCSIRLEVPLGTTDTVMVSPEFVRYLVGVANEKMEANRKRTEGFFRALQRSDGFSECDGGDRTAVDAALSDGNGSMCGGGAHVEERDGETHLGTVGGLGCSLSVVPMVIVGEPVEKLFLWGHSSCVLDDKDENKVMVFGGFGGMGRHARRSESLLLNPFSGTLKVINLDGSPTPRLGHTCSLAGDCVFVIGGRADPVNILDDVWVLNTAKSDWRLAGCIGSVFPPRHRHAAAVVGSKIYLFGGLNNDSISSSFHVLDTVNLQWKELLVGGEWPCARHSHSMVAYGSRLFMFGGYDGEKALGDLYSFDVQTCQWKKEKTAGRSPQARFSHSMFVYKNYLGVIGGCPVRQHCQELALLDLRLRMWKHVTLDSVGKDLFVRSTANIFGDDLVMIGGGASCYAFGTKFSEPVKINLLPLISINDNLVPSKIRQMHDTHGNNEKTGEKNDFQPQRVENAETLTEAPGLNSESELPGANGNHSHWVLQLEKKHAKLGKDILKKFGWLDLERKVYSWEDGIHICFPVTKNFCGVFHERKHHSSDEFEGYSDRHLSKPFTGKGLLLDEVSCLEALNLLKECGAMKLVDEVVEVKRVVKSPLKVMNEAVASLIKHKDLSEQLLEELPTRWERLGDIVVLPVTSFKDLVWDTIGAELWPIVAKSLNARRLARQGRVAPTGTRDSTLEILVGDNGWVDHRENGILYSFNATKCMFSWGNLSEKLRMARLDCKDEVIVDLFAGIGYFVLPFLVRANAKLVYACEWNPNAIDALQHNLQANSVSDRCIILEGDNRITAPKGVANRVCLGLLPTSEGSWATAVRALRSEGGILHVHGNVKDSEEGLWTEHVLKSVSEMARSEGHCWEVSIDHVERVKWYAPHIRHLVVDVRCKETQR; from the exons ATGGAGTTCGAGAAGAGAAAGGCGGCGACGCTAGCGTCACTGGGCTCAGTCGACGCTGACAAGTCACCGAAGGGCACGTTGGACGCTCCCATCATCCCCCTCCTCAATACCCTCAACCACCACCCCTCCTACTTTACCACCAGCTCCTGCTCCGGCCGTGTCTCTATTCTAGCCCAGCCCAAACACTCCACCACTCTCAACAAAAAAGCCCGAGGCGGTGCTTGGCTCTTCGTCTCCCACGACCCGGCCGATCCCGACTCGGTCCTCTCCCTCCTCTTCCCTACCGAGTCGACTCAGCAACCGGAATCCGAACTCGTCCTCAGGTTCGAGCCGCTCATCATAGCCGTCGAGTGCAAAGACCTATCTTCGGCTCAGTCATTGGTCTCCATAGCCATATCCTCCGGGTTCAGAGAGTCCGGTATTACAAGCGCGGGCAAGCGCGTGATCGTGGCGATTCGGTGCTCGATTCGGCTGGAGGTGCCGCTGGGGACCACCGATACAGTCATGGTCTCGCCCGAGTTTGTCCGGTACCTCGTCGGCGTGGCGAATGAGAAGATGGAGGCTAATAGGAAGCGAACCGAAGGGTTTTTTCGTGCTTTGCAGCGGAGCGATGGGTTTTCAGAGTGCGACGGCGGCGATCGGACGGCGGTGGATGCGGCATTGAGTGACGGGAACGGCTCGATGTGTGGCGGGGGCGCTCACGTGGAAGAAAGAGATGGCGAGACGCATTTGG GGACGGTGGGAGGTTTGGGTTGTAGTCTGTCTGTTGTTCCAATGGTGATTGTTGGTGAACCTGTGGAGAAGCTTTTCCTTTGGGGTCACTCATCTTGTGTACTCGATGACAAAGACGAGAACAAAGTTATGGTATTTGGTGGTTTTGGAGGCATGGGAAGGCATGCAAGAAGAAGCGAATCTTTACTGCTTAATCCATTTTCTGGCACTTTAAAAGTGATTAATCTGGATGGCAGTCCAACTCCACGTTTAGGCCACACTTGTTCTTTGGCTGGAGATTGCGTGTTTGTTATTGGAGGCAGGGCCGATCCTGTGAATATTCTAGATGATGTATGGGTCCTAAATACAGCAAAAAGCGATTGGAGATTAGCAGGATGTATTGGCAGTGTTTTTCCTCCCAG GCATAGGCATGCAGCAGCTGTTGTAGGCTCAAAGATATATTTATTTGGTGGACTTAACAATGATTCAATCTCTTCATCCTTTCATGTCCTTGACACAGTTAACCTGCAGTGGAAAGAGTTACTGGTTGGCGGGGAATGGCCGTGCGCCCGTCATTCTCACTCAATGGTGGCATATGGCTCTCGGCTATTTATGTTTGGAGGGTACGATGGTGAGAAAGCACTTGGAGACTTGTATAGTTTTGACGTTCAAACATGTCAATGGAAGAAGGAAAAGACTGCAGGAAGAAGTCCACAAGCTAGGTTTTCCCACTCAATGTTCGTGTACAAAAATTATCTTGGGGTTATTGGTGGTTGTCCAGTCCGACAACATTGTCAAGAGTTGGCATTACTTGATTTGCGGCTCCGCATGTGGAAGCATGTGACACTTGATTCTGTCGGAAAAGATTTGTTTGTGCGAAGTACAGCCAATATCTTTGGTGATGATCTTGTTATGATCGGTGGTGGGGCATCTTGTTATGCATTTGGAACAAAGTTTAGTGAGCCAGTGAAAATCAACTTACTACCCTTGATATCTATAAATGACAATCTTGTGCCTTCTAAAATTAGACAAATGCATGATACCCATGGAAATAATGAGAAGACAGGAGAAAAGAATGATTTCCAACCTCAAAGAGTTGAAAATGCAGAGACTTTAACGGAAGCTCCTGGCTTGAACTCTGAGAGTGAATTACCTGGAGCGAACGGGAATCATTCACATTGGGTTCTACAACTTGAAAAGAAACATGCAAAATTAGGGAAGGacatattgaaaaaatttgGATGGTTAGATCTTGAGAGGAAGGTCTATTCTTGGGAGGATGGAATACACATTTGTTTCCCTGTGACCAAAAACTTTTGTGGTGTATTTCATGAAAGGAAGCATCATTCGTCAGATGAATTTGAAGGTTACAGCGACCGTCATCTATCTAAACCATTTACTGGAAAAGGGCTTTTGTTAGATGAGGTATCTTGTTTGGAAGCCTTGAATCTTTTAAAGGAGTGTGGTGCCATGAAGCTGGTAGATGAGGTAGTTGAAGTCAAAAGAGTGGTGAAGTCTCCCTTGAAAGTAATGAATGAGGCTGTGGCCTCTTTGATAAAGCATAAAGACCTTTCAGAACAACTGTTAGAGGAGCTACCCACAAG ATGGGAGCGACTTGGTGATATTGTTGTGCTTCCAGTCACATCCTTCAAGGATCTAGTATGGGACACAATTGGGGCTGAGCTTTGGCCTATTGTTGCCAAATCACTTAATGCTCGTCGTCTTGCTCGCCAG GGCCGAGTTGCACCAACTGGTACAAGGGACAGTACTTTGGAGATTCTAGTTGGAGATAATGGTTGGGTTGATCATCGCGAAAATGGAATTCTCTATTCTTTCAATGCTACAAAGTGTATGTTCTCCTGGGGCAATCTTTCTGAGAAGCTTCGTATGGCCCGTCTAGACTGTAAAGATGAGGTTATTGTTGATTTGTTTGCCGGAATTGGATATTTTGTGCTGCCGTTTCTTGTCAG GGCAAATGCAAAACTTGTTTATGCTTGTGAATGGAATCCCAATGCCATTGATGCACTGCAGCATAATCTACAAGCCAATTCTGTGTCTGATCGTTGTATTATACTTGAAGGAGATAACCGTATTACGGCACCTAAA GGTGTTGCTAATCGAGTTTGTCTTGGTCTCCTTCCAACAAGTGAGGGCAGCTGGGCAACTGCTGTAAGGGCATTAAG GAGTGAGGGTGGGATATTACATGTGCATGGGAATGTGAAAGACTCAGAGGAGGGTTTGTGGACGGAACATGTTTTGAAATCAGTATCTGAAATGGCTAGATCTGAAG GTCATTGTTGGGAAGTTTCAATAGACCATGTGGAGAGGGTGAAGTGGTATGCCCCGCACATCCGCCaccttgttgttgatgtgaGATGCAAAGAGACTCAAAGATAG